The following proteins are co-located in the Hevea brasiliensis isolate MT/VB/25A 57/8 chromosome 11, ASM3005281v1, whole genome shotgun sequence genome:
- the LOC110655962 gene encoding mitogen-activated protein kinase kinase kinase 18-like — MPANTIITELKLSRPFKMDWTRGRTIGRGSTSTVSIAALDQSGQAFAVKSAELSQSEFLQREQRILSALSCPQIIAYKGFDITRENGKLLYNIFLEYAPGGTIMDAIRKHGGWLDESFIRSYTRQILLGLHHLHSNGILHRDIKCHNILVTSDGAKIADLGCAKQVDEVVATKTPIAGTPVYMAPEVVRGEHQGFPADVWALGCTVVEMATGRAPWTNISDPVSALYQIGFSGDVPEIPGFMSKQAKDFLSKCLKRDPTERWSTSELLEHDFITEEPSSVLKDTDVDTPTSVLEKGLWDSREDLEATWTRKSTHKSSSHSPIERIQQLAAQGSGKVHNWEWDDTWFTVRSKDSAKETFPSSEKRVSVEYNSINTIPNEPISIGGIITFNIGNSMSFSDCTNHKILSMSCRCTQDYLCGSCNLEKEIAFSDTASTLQFL, encoded by the coding sequence atgcCTGCCAATACCATAATAACAGAACTAAAATTGTCTCGTCCCTTCAAAATGGACTGGACTAGAGGCCGAACTATTGGCCGTGGCTCCACTTCCACAGTCTCAATCGCTGCGCTCGATCAGTCCGGTCAGGCTTTTGCTGTCAAGTCAGCTGAGCTCTCGCAATCAGAGTTCCTGCAGAGGGAGCAAAGAATTCTTTCTGCATTATCTTGCCCTCAAATTATAGCATACAAAGGATTTGACATCACAAGAGAAAATGGTAAGCTCTTAtacaatattttcttggaatacgCACCTGGTGGTACTATTATGGATGCAATTCGCAAGCATGGAGGCTGGCTCGATGAGTCCTTCATCAGATCATATACTCGACAAATTCTTCTGGGCCTTCACCACCTTCATTCTAATGGGATACTACATCGTGATATTAAGTGTCACAATATATTGGTCACCAGTGATGGGGCAAAAATTGCTGACTTGGGTTGCGCTAAGCAGGTCGATGAGGTTGTGGCTACCAAGACTCCAATCGCCGGCACTCCTGTCTACATGGCACCTGAGGTGGTGAGAGGTGAACACCAGGGCTTCCCTGCTGACGTCTGGGCTCTTGGGTGTACTGTTGTTGAGATGGCTACAGGGAGAGCTCCATGGACCAATATTTCAGACCCTGTTTCTGCTCTTTACCAAATTGGGTTTTCAGGTGATGTGCCAGAAATTCCAGGCTTTATGTCTAAACAAGCCAAAGATTTTCTGAGCAAGTGCTTGAAGAGAGATCCGACAGAGAGGTGGTCCACTAGTGAACTACTTGAACATGATTTTATTACAGAGGAACCAAGCTCTGTTTTGAAGGATACTGACGTGGATACTCCAACAAGTGTATTAGAGAAAGGATTATGGGACTCGAGGGAAGATTTAGAAGCAACGTGGACTCGGAAATCGACCCATAAAAGCAGTTCCCATTCTCCGATAGAAAGAATCCAGCAATTGGCAGCCCAAGGCAGTGGTAAAGTGCATAACTGGGAATGGGATGACACTTGGTTCACCGTAAGAAGCAAAGATAGCGCCAAAGAAACGTTTCCTAGCTCCGAGAAGCGTGTTAGCGTGGAATATAATTCGATTAATACTATTCCTAATGAGCCCATAAGCATTGGTGGGATAATCACATTTAACATTGGCAATAGTATGAGCTTTAGCGATTGTACTAACCATAAAATATTATCAATGTCTTGCCGTTGTACACAAGATTATTTATGTGGTAGTTGTAATCTTGAAAAGGAAATTGCATTCTCTGACACTGCTTCTACATTGCAATTCCTCTAG